The following proteins come from a genomic window of Maylandia zebra isolate NMK-2024a linkage group LG22, Mzebra_GT3a, whole genome shotgun sequence:
- the psmb13a gene encoding proteasome 20S subunit beta 13a yields MALSNVFETPAPGFNFDNTARNAALKGLFDGGQPPKPMKTGTTIAGVVFKDGVVLGADTRATSDEVVADKMCAKIHYISPNIYCCGAGTAADTEKTTDLLSSNLTIFSLNSGRNPRVVMAVNILQDMLYRYRGQIGANLILGGVDCTGNHLYTVGPYGDVDKVPYLSMGSGDLAALGILEDGFKPDLELEPAKELVRAAIQAGIMNDLGSGNNIDICVITKQGVDYIRPYQESQYKDNRKMKYKYRPGTTPVLTEKVVPLKLEVVQETVQKMETA; encoded by the exons ATGGCGCTGTCAAATGTCTTCGAAACTCCCGCACCTGGCTTTAATTTCGATAATACAGCAAG AAACGCTGCATTAAAGGGTCTCTTTGATGGAGGACAGCCTCCCAAACCTATGAAAACAGGCACCACCATCGCAGGAGTGGTGTTCAAG GATGGAGTGGTGCTGGGTGCAGATACCAGAGCCACGTCCGATGAAGTGGTGGCTGATAAAATGTGTGCCAAGATCCATTACATCTCTCCAAATATATA ttGTTGTGGAGCAGGTACGGCAGCAGATACAGAAAAGACCACAGACCTTCTGTCCTCCAACCTCACCATCTTTTCCCTGAACAGTGGGAGGAACCCTCGAGTTGTCATGGCTGTGAACATACTGCAGGACATGCTTTACAG GTATCGAGGTCAAATAGGTGCTAATCTTATTCTGGGGGGAGTGGATTGTACTGGAAACCACCTGTACACTGTGGGGCCGTACGGGGATGTAGACAAGGTGCCTTACCTTTCAATGG GATCTGGTGATCTGGCTGCTCTTGGGATTTTAGAGGATGGATTCAAACCAGACTTAGAG CTGGAGCCAGCAAAGGAGCTGGTGCGAGCTGCTATTCAAGCAGGCATCATGAACGACCTCGGCTCAGGCAACAACATCGACATCTGTGTGATCACCAAACAAGGAGTGGACTACATCAGACCCTACCAGGAGTCACAGTACAAAGACAACAG GAAAATGAAGTATAAATATCGTCCAGGCACTACTCCAGTCCTGACAGAGAAAGTTGTCCCTTTAAAGCTGGAAGTTGTGCAGGAGACTGTGCAGAAGATGGAGACAGCCTGA
- the psmb9a gene encoding proteasome subunit beta type-9, producing the protein MFEETGPEWLSEEVKTGTTIIAIEFDGGVVLGSDSRVSAGASVVNRVMNKLSPLHDKIYCALSGSAADAQTIAEIVNYQLDVHSVEIGEDPQVRSAATLVKNISYKYKEELSAHLIVAGWDRRDGGQVFATLKGLLTRQPFAVGGSGSSYVYGFVDAEYRRGMRKEECQQFVVNTLSLAMNRDGSSGGVAYIVTIDKHGTEEKVVLGNQLPTFFDQ; encoded by the exons ATGTTTGAAGAAACAGGACCAGAATGGCTGTCCGAGGAGGTGAAAACAGGA ACAACCATTATCGCCATAGAGTTTGATGGTGGGGTCGTGCTGGGGTCTGACTCCCGAGTGTCTGCTGG GGCATCAGTGGTGAACAGGGTGATGAACAAACTGTCTCCCCTCCATGATAAGATCTACTGTGCTCTGTCAGGATCTGCAGCAGACGCTCAGACCATCGCTGAGATAGTCAACTATCAGCTGGATGTGCACAG TGTCGAGATAGGTGAGGATCCTCAGGTTCGCTCAGCTGCTACTTTGGTGAAGAACATTTCATACAAATACAAAGAGGAGCTCTCAGCACACCTGATTGTGGCCGGCTGGGACAGACGAGATGGTGGGCAG GTGTTTGCAACTCTAAAAGGGCTCCTGACACGTCAGCCGTTTGCAGTCGGCGGCTCTGGCAGCTCGTATGTTTACGGGTTTGTTGATGCTGAGTATCGCAGAGGCATGAGAAAGGAGGAGTGCCAGCAGTTTGTTGTCAACA CTCTCTCTTTGGCAATGAACCGTGATGGCTCCAGCGGAGGTGTGGCCTACATCGTCACCATCGATAAACACGGCACAGAGGAGAAAGTCGTTCTAGGAAATCAGTTACCCACCTTCTTTGATCAGTGA
- the psmb12 gene encoding proteasome 20S subunit beta 12 — protein sequence MEKHCTDSRVKGVSTGTTILAAIFDGGVVIGSDSRASMGGEYVSSKTINKVIQVHDRIFCCMAGSLADAQAVIKTGKFHLSFHSVQMESPPQVIAAASVLKDLCYKNKDELQAGFLTAGWDKKNGPQVYVVSLGGMLISQQVTIGGSGSTYIYGYVDAKYKPNMTKEECLQFATNALALAMGRDNVSGGVAHLVVITEKGVEHVVVPGDKLPRFHDE from the exons ATGGAGAAACACTGCACGGACTCACGAGTCAAAGGAGTCAGCACTGGG ACCACCATCCTGGCTGCTATTTTTGATGGAGGGGTCGTTATTGGGTCAGACTCCAGGGCTTCAATGGGAGG AGAGTATGTTTCGTCTAAGACcatcaacaaggtgattcagGTCCACGACCGGATCTTCTGCTGCATGGCCGGTTCACTCGCAGACGCTCAGGCCGTCATCAAGACCGGAAAGTTCCACCTGTCCTTCCACAG TGTCCAGATGGAGAGTCCTCCTCAGGTGATCGCAGCAGCATCCGTGTTGAAGGATTTGTGCTACAAAAACAAAGACGAGCTGCAGGCCGGCTTCCTGACAGCAGGCTGGGACAAGAAGAATGGACCACAG GTGTACGTGGTGTCTCTGGGCGGGATGTTGATCAGTCAGCAGGTTACTATTGGCGGCTCAGGGAGTACGTACATCTATGGCTATGTTGACGCTAAATACAAACCCAACATGACAAAAGAGGAATGCCTGCAATTTGCCACTAATG CTCTTGCTCTGGCCATGGGCAGAGACAACGTCAGCGGGGGCGTCGCTCACCTGGTGGTGATAACCGAAAAGGGGGTGGAGCATGTGGTTGTACCTGGTGACAAACTGCCCAGGTTCCATGATGAGTGA